A genomic segment from uncultured Alistipes sp. encodes:
- a CDS encoding methionine adenosyltransferase domain-containing protein, with the protein MIRVSEYVSLGHPDKIADYISQWLLDRYIEHDPDTRYAVEVQIKGWRVNLGGEVSSKYTMSNEEIASHVRAAVNGIGYTRDYMAKWGHENAICGDLLDVGIYISQQSPDIAQGVDGNRGWGDQGIFHGMATYTPKTCGMPDDHTIAKRLCYQLFHSGLGGLDIKTQVVIEDGRLSKVIVAIPLLEDTPVGKVKRFIRSRLRGRYKLIVNGTGRYVRHSSIADCGTTGRKLAVDFYGGNCIIGGGSPWTKDGTKADLTLNLAARRLAKNYASQNKCDVFVSLACCIGKQEVDVLVKDRAENVLLQGQMTMNPDELRKAYHLDTPIYASMCRFGLFGEYQQDKAWE; encoded by the coding sequence ATGATACGAGTTTCAGAGTACGTGTCGCTTGGACACCCCGACAAGATTGCCGACTACATCAGTCAGTGGCTGCTCGACCGATACATCGAACATGACCCCGACACGCGCTATGCGGTCGAGGTACAAATCAAGGGGTGGCGCGTCAACCTCGGCGGCGAGGTGTCCTCCAAGTACACAATGAGCAACGAGGAGATAGCCTCGCACGTCCGCGCTGCCGTCAACGGCATAGGCTACACCCGTGACTATATGGCGAAGTGGGGGCACGAGAACGCTATCTGCGGCGACCTCCTCGACGTGGGCATATATATCAGCCAGCAGTCACCCGACATCGCGCAGGGCGTAGACGGGAACAGAGGCTGGGGTGACCAAGGCATTTTCCACGGTATGGCGACCTACACCCCCAAGACCTGCGGAATGCCCGACGACCACACCATAGCCAAGCGGCTCTGCTACCAGCTTTTCCACAGCGGACTGGGCGGACTCGACATCAAGACGCAGGTAGTCATAGAGGACGGGCGGCTCTCCAAGGTCATAGTGGCTATCCCCCTGCTCGAAGATACCCCCGTCGGCAAGGTCAAGCGGTTCATACGCTCGCGGCTGCGCGGTCGCTACAAGCTAATTGTCAACGGCACGGGACGCTACGTTCGGCACTCCTCAATAGCCGACTGCGGCACTACTGGGCGCAAGCTCGCGGTGGACTTCTACGGCGGCAACTGCATCATCGGCGGAGGCTCGCCGTGGACGAAAGACGGCACAAAAGCTGACCTCACTCTCAACCTCGCGGCTCGCCGCCTCGCCAAGAACTACGCATCCCAAAACAAGTGCGACGTGTTTGTTTCCCTCGCCTGCTGCATAGGTAAGCAGGAGGTGGACGTCCTCGTCAAAGACAGGGCGGAAAACGTGCTTCTGCAGGGTCAAATGACCATGAACCCCGACGAACTGCGCAAAGCATACCACCTCGACACCCCCATATACGCCTCTATGTGCCGTTTCGGGCTGTTCGGGGAGTATCAACAGGACAAAGCGTGGGAGTGA
- a CDS encoding site-specific DNA-methyltransferase — translation METNIIYNTDCLTGLHNMPDDSIDCCVTSPPYFNLRDYGVKGQIGLEDTPEQYIQKLVGIFHEVRRILAPAGTLWVNIGDCYVGSGKGAAKYPDNAMKYKQGTNRGTVGCSDIIKKFDGYKKKDLIGIPWMLAFALRADGWFLRQDIIWAKPNPMPESIKDRCTKSHEYIFLLSKSPKYYFDCEAIHEKSVTRGTIRTNPTNAPRYGGNKYTATPEKFYRTKSGNAYIDREFRNKRDVWTVPTQPLQEAHFATYPEKLVADCILAGCPENGIVLDPFMGSGTTGIVARKLNRKYIGFELNPEYIEIANKRMRKELGLFI, via the coding sequence ATGGAAACTAATATAATATACAATACCGACTGCCTTACTGGATTACACAATATGCCTGACGATAGCATAGATTGTTGTGTTACCTCCCCTCCATATTTCAACCTGCGAGATTATGGCGTAAAAGGGCAAATAGGGCTGGAAGACACCCCAGAACAATACATACAGAAATTGGTCGGAATATTCCATGAGGTAAGGCGAATATTAGCCCCTGCTGGGACATTGTGGGTAAACATTGGAGATTGCTATGTCGGCAGCGGAAAAGGCGCAGCAAAATATCCTGACAATGCCATGAAATACAAACAGGGTACAAATCGAGGGACTGTTGGGTGTTCGGACATAATCAAGAAATTCGACGGATACAAGAAAAAAGACCTCATCGGCATACCTTGGATGCTGGCCTTTGCATTACGGGCAGACGGCTGGTTTCTGCGGCAGGATATTATTTGGGCAAAGCCCAACCCCATGCCGGAAAGTATAAAAGACCGATGTACGAAATCCCATGAATATATCTTCTTGCTCTCCAAATCCCCAAAATATTATTTCGACTGTGAGGCTATACATGAAAAGTCCGTAACAAGAGGAACAATCCGGACAAATCCGACAAATGCGCCTCGATACGGAGGAAACAAATACACGGCGACCCCTGAGAAGTTTTACCGAACAAAAAGCGGCAACGCATATATCGACAGGGAATTTCGGAACAAACGAGACGTATGGACAGTCCCAACACAACCCCTGCAAGAAGCGCATTTTGCGACGTACCCCGAGAAATTGGTGGCGGACTGCATATTGGCCGGATGCCCAGAAAATGGAATCGTACTCGACCCTTTTATGGGTTCCGGAACAACAGGCATAGTCGCCCGAAAATTAAACCGCAAATATATCGGGTTCGAGTTAAATCCAGAATACATAGAAATCGCCAATAAGCGAATGAGAAAAGAACTCGGATTATTCATTTAA
- a CDS encoding bifunctional DNA primase/helicase, translating into MSSFNWEKFGIEGIPHGRTSGNIKVYCPQCRDQRHDKRDKSLSCNLATGAFNCHYCGFAGNATEYTDDEKKRWMEQQPWFTPKQIRREPKTYKKPKSTGSPRLSDRAVAWFASRGISTATLTAMRITEGSEWMPQKNGQANTIQFNYYRGGELVNTKFRTGDKCFKLVSGAELLPYNIDAIKGCSECIITEGEMDALTFYECGRHDVVSVPNGANANLSYLDDYIEEYFDDKETIYIASDTDTKGVVLRDELLRRFGAERCRVLEYGEGCKDANEHLMRYGRESLLKCIADAPEIKYEGVFTVSDFETSLDAIFENGLQRGLTIGHDNLDRLLSFETKRLCVVTGIPGSGKSEFIDEIAERLNIRYGWRFAYFSPENFPLAYHASKLIEKFVGKKFSRNTMTYGEYRQVKERLERDFFFIAPESDYKVDSILDRAKYLVRRKGIKGLVIDPYNRLENEQGRSNETQYISNLLDKLTSFAQRNDVLIILMAHPTKMQKNKEGNIEIPNLYDISGSANFYNKADFGIVVHRHRAENTVEVRVQKVKFRHLGETGSAFFRYNLNNGRYTPTVQGSELDPTWDNSNHLVEEEKRQYEEAFEASRLEFPFDDDLPDDDCPF; encoded by the coding sequence ATGAGCAGTTTCAATTGGGAAAAGTTCGGCATCGAGGGCATACCACACGGGCGCACCTCGGGCAACATCAAGGTGTACTGTCCGCAGTGCCGCGACCAGCGTCACGACAAGCGCGACAAGTCCCTCTCCTGCAACCTCGCCACTGGGGCGTTCAACTGCCACTACTGCGGCTTCGCAGGCAACGCCACAGAGTACACCGACGACGAGAAAAAGCGGTGGATGGAGCAGCAGCCGTGGTTCACCCCGAAGCAGATACGACGCGAGCCGAAGACCTACAAGAAGCCCAAGTCAACGGGCAGTCCTCGGCTCTCGGACAGGGCGGTGGCGTGGTTCGCCAGCCGTGGCATAAGCACGGCTACACTCACCGCCATGCGCATCACCGAGGGGTCGGAATGGATGCCGCAGAAGAACGGGCAGGCGAACACCATACAGTTCAACTACTACCGAGGCGGCGAGCTGGTGAACACCAAGTTCCGCACGGGCGACAAGTGCTTCAAGCTGGTGTCGGGGGCGGAACTCCTGCCCTACAACATCGACGCTATCAAGGGCTGCTCCGAGTGCATCATCACCGAGGGCGAGATGGACGCGCTGACGTTCTACGAGTGCGGACGGCACGACGTGGTGAGCGTCCCCAACGGGGCTAATGCCAATCTGTCCTACCTCGACGACTACATCGAGGAGTACTTCGACGACAAGGAGACAATCTACATAGCTTCCGACACCGACACCAAGGGCGTAGTGCTGCGCGACGAGCTGCTACGCCGTTTTGGTGCGGAGCGATGCAGGGTGCTGGAGTACGGCGAGGGCTGCAAGGACGCGAACGAGCACCTGATGCGCTACGGACGGGAGAGCCTGCTGAAATGCATAGCCGACGCTCCCGAAATCAAGTACGAGGGCGTGTTCACGGTGAGCGACTTCGAGACCTCGCTGGACGCTATCTTCGAGAACGGGCTGCAACGGGGACTGACCATAGGTCACGACAACCTCGACCGCCTGCTCTCCTTTGAGACCAAGAGGCTGTGCGTGGTGACGGGTATCCCAGGCAGCGGCAAGTCGGAGTTCATCGACGAGATAGCGGAACGGCTGAATATCCGCTACGGCTGGCGTTTCGCCTACTTCTCGCCTGAGAACTTCCCCCTCGCGTATCACGCCAGCAAGCTCATCGAGAAGTTCGTGGGCAAGAAGTTCAGCCGCAACACAATGACCTACGGCGAATACAGACAGGTCAAGGAACGGCTGGAGAGGGACTTCTTCTTCATTGCCCCCGAATCCGACTACAAGGTGGACAGCATACTGGATCGAGCCAAGTACCTCGTGCGCCGCAAGGGCATCAAGGGGCTGGTCATCGACCCGTACAACCGACTGGAGAACGAGCAGGGACGCTCCAACGAGACGCAGTACATCAGCAACCTGCTCGACAAGCTCACGAGCTTCGCCCAGCGCAACGACGTGCTGATTATCCTCATGGCGCACCCGACCAAGATGCAGAAGAACAAGGAGGGAAACATCGAGATACCCAACCTGTACGACATCAGCGGCTCGGCGAACTTCTACAACAAGGCGGACTTCGGCATCGTGGTACACCGCCACCGCGCAGAGAACACGGTCGAGGTGCGTGTTCAGAAGGTCAAGTTCAGACACCTCGGAGAGACTGGCAGCGCGTTCTTCCGCTACAACCTGAACAACGGGCGTTACACACCCACGGTGCAGGGCAGCGAACTCGACCCGACGTGGGACAACAGCAACCACCTCGTGGAGGAGGAGAAACGCCAGTACGAAGAGGCGTTCGAGGCAAGCAGACTGGAATTCCCGTTCGACGACGACCTGCCAGACGACGACTGCCCATTCTAA
- a CDS encoding DUF6291 domain-containing protein has product MKNTIVIHRDWLIPTDEMSDAEYREYLGAIFAYAFEGKRPEDRSLRMLLRLVFQHIDNYEAKYDKSIQQRKEAVRKRWERYRKEHGLDAPTADTTVCDTIRDNTGDTVTVTDTVTGTGTGTDTGVPVELGTENKEKTPNGVKKKVAAATAAPVAPQQEGKAKRFTRPSVEEVRAYCAERGNAVNAEAFVDFYESKGWKVGNSPMKDWRASVRTWEKRDGRGARRTASPNSGATLGVDEWIDEQGNRLYGSGKRVPMSAPPRPGADYYWSRESNSWIAGV; this is encoded by the coding sequence ATGAAAAATACGATTGTTATACACAGAGACTGGCTGATACCCACCGATGAGATGAGCGACGCAGAATACCGCGAGTACTTGGGCGCGATATTCGCCTACGCTTTTGAGGGGAAACGTCCCGAGGACAGGTCGCTACGTATGCTCCTGCGCCTCGTATTCCAGCATATAGATAACTACGAAGCCAAGTACGACAAGTCTATCCAGCAGCGCAAGGAGGCTGTGCGGAAACGCTGGGAACGCTACCGCAAGGAACACGGCTTGGACGCTCCTACGGCAGATACGACCGTATGCGACACTATACGAGACAATACGGGAGATACTGTTACTGTAACTGATACCGTAACTGGAACTGGAACTGGAACGGATACTGGTGTACCAGTAGAACTGGGTACGGAGAATAAAGAAAAAACTCCTAACGGAGTAAAAAAGAAAGTCGCGGCGGCTACCGCAGCTCCCGTCGCGCCACAGCAGGAGGGCAAGGCGAAACGCTTCACTCGCCCCTCTGTCGAGGAGGTCAGGGCGTACTGCGCGGAGAGGGGCAACGCCGTCAACGCGGAGGCGTTCGTGGACTTCTACGAGAGCAAGGGCTGGAAAGTGGGCAACAGCCCCATGAAAGACTGGCGAGCATCCGTCCGCACGTGGGAGAAGCGCGACGGACGGGGCGCAAGGAGGACTGCCAGCCCGAACAGCGGCGCGACCCTCGGCGTGGACGAGTGGATAGACGAGCAGGGCAACCGCCTCTACGGGAGCGGCAAGCGCGTCCCGATGAGCGCACCTCCCCGTCCTGGGGCTGATTACTACTGGAGCAGGGAGTCTAACAGCTGGATAGCAGGAGTGTAG
- a CDS encoding putative quorum-sensing-regulated virulence factor: MITLRKNQVEPIDKAIRFFREEKPRPSLIVLPTAWGKSILTAYVAKYSGDHLIVLQPSKELLEQNYKKYITLCGDFGSNAGIFSASCGRKEIAPITYATIGSIKALGAKFKELGFTKMLIDEAHLYPREADSMLGTFLRESGITHVLGITATPVKLQTNRDRDGCTFSKLVMLTSRSKKGNFFKDIIHVGQVQEMVEMGFWSPLLYTQNAFDSSMLVFNSSKSEYTEESVQKAYDANGGTQSVIDALDAHPERRHVLAFVPSVDDAIQLSKQYPSSGVIYGEQDKREREQVLARFKAGQLRVIFNVRVLSTGFDYTGIDCIVFGISTASIALYYQIVGRGTRIDPDKTDCLIVDLGGNVERFGKVEDIVFEQGKIWRMFGSGGRLLSGIPIHDIGKYTKADTAMVDRQAAQPIETMPFGKYKGERLRDVPMQYRQWMIRTFDWNAKNEKLRTSIIASMQ; encoded by the coding sequence ATGATTACACTGCGTAAAAATCAGGTCGAGCCGATAGACAAGGCGATACGTTTCTTCCGTGAGGAGAAGCCCCGACCCAGCCTCATAGTGCTGCCGACGGCGTGGGGCAAGTCAATACTTACGGCATACGTAGCCAAGTACAGCGGCGACCACCTCATAGTACTCCAGCCAAGCAAGGAGCTGCTGGAGCAGAACTACAAGAAGTATATCACCCTGTGCGGAGATTTCGGCTCAAACGCTGGCATTTTTAGTGCCTCCTGCGGACGAAAGGAGATTGCCCCAATAACGTATGCAACCATAGGCTCAATCAAGGCTCTCGGCGCAAAATTCAAGGAATTAGGCTTCACAAAGATGCTCATTGACGAGGCGCACCTGTACCCCCGTGAGGCGGACAGTATGCTGGGGACGTTCCTGCGTGAGAGCGGCATTACTCACGTGCTGGGCATAACGGCTACCCCCGTCAAGCTGCAGACCAACCGTGACCGCGACGGCTGCACGTTCTCGAAGCTCGTAATGCTGACATCGCGGTCAAAGAAAGGCAATTTCTTCAAGGACATAATACACGTCGGGCAGGTGCAGGAAATGGTCGAAATGGGCTTTTGGTCACCCCTCCTGTACACGCAGAACGCTTTCGACAGCAGTATGCTCGTATTCAACTCCAGCAAGAGCGAGTACACCGAGGAAAGCGTACAGAAAGCCTACGACGCTAACGGCGGCACTCAGTCCGTGATAGACGCGCTGGACGCTCACCCCGAGCGGCGGCACGTACTGGCGTTCGTTCCATCCGTGGACGACGCTATACAGCTCTCCAAGCAGTACCCAAGCTCTGGCGTGATATACGGGGAGCAGGACAAGCGAGAGCGTGAGCAGGTGCTGGCTCGTTTCAAGGCTGGGCAGCTGCGCGTGATATTCAACGTGCGCGTCCTCTCCACGGGCTTCGATTACACGGGCATTGACTGCATCGTGTTCGGTATCAGCACCGCCTCGATAGCCCTCTACTATCAGATAGTGGGGCGTGGAACACGTATCGACCCCGACAAGACCGACTGCCTCATAGTTGACCTCGGCGGCAACGTCGAGCGTTTCGGCAAGGTAGAGGATATCGTGTTCGAGCAGGGCAAGATATGGCGCATGTTCGGCTCGGGAGGACGGCTCCTCTCGGGTATTCCTATTCACGACATCGGCAAGTACACCAAGGCGGACACCGCAATGGTTGACCGTCAGGCGGCTCAGCCGATAGAGACAATGCCGTTCGGCAAGTACAAGGGAGAGCGGCTGCGCGACGTCCCGATGCAGTATAGGCAGTGGATGATACGCACGTTCGACTGGAACGCCAAGAACGAGAAATTACGCACTTCGATAATAGCTTCAATGCAATGA
- a CDS encoding lambda-exonuclease family protein translates to MSTTIIRPNSREEWLEVRKSGIGSSEVATIVGLNPYETPYQLWRRKVGLDAPKEETFAMKAGHYLEDAVAQFWADATGQQVIKSSAGDWLIRSNERPYLQVSPDRTYWLAGQVHNNDNKGILECKTTQMSVDGDDLPKHWFCQLTYQLGVSGMQHGSLAWLTAGREFGYKDIDFDRDFYEFLVEEVERFWVDYIKGGQEPQPVNVQDVLIKYNRHTEGKTVEVGEDILEAYHQLKGLKEELEELERRKEELESTIKMGFGDAEAISFGGQTLATWKAPKDSEKFDSKAFAKAYPDLAKEFTKTVQGARRFLLK, encoded by the coding sequence ATGAGTACTACTATCATCAGACCGAACAGCCGCGAGGAGTGGCTGGAAGTGCGCAAGAGCGGTATCGGCTCCTCCGAGGTAGCCACCATTGTAGGCTTGAACCCCTACGAGACCCCGTACCAGCTGTGGAGACGCAAGGTAGGGCTGGACGCCCCCAAGGAGGAGACGTTCGCGATGAAAGCAGGTCACTACCTGGAGGACGCGGTGGCTCAGTTCTGGGCTGACGCTACGGGACAGCAGGTAATCAAGAGCAGCGCAGGGGATTGGCTCATACGCAGCAACGAACGCCCTTACCTGCAGGTGTCGCCCGACCGCACCTACTGGCTCGCAGGTCAGGTACACAATAACGACAACAAGGGTATATTGGAGTGCAAGACCACGCAGATGAGCGTGGACGGTGACGACCTGCCGAAGCACTGGTTCTGCCAGCTCACCTATCAGCTGGGTGTATCGGGCATGCAGCACGGCTCGCTCGCTTGGCTCACCGCAGGGCGTGAGTTCGGCTACAAGGACATCGACTTCGACCGCGACTTCTACGAGTTCCTCGTCGAGGAGGTGGAACGCTTTTGGGTGGACTACATCAAGGGCGGTCAGGAGCCGCAGCCCGTCAACGTGCAGGACGTGCTTATCAAGTACAACCGCCACACGGAGGGAAAGACCGTGGAGGTAGGTGAGGACATACTGGAAGCCTACCACCAGCTGAAAGGGCTGAAAGAGGAACTGGAGGAGCTGGAACGCCGCAAGGAGGAACTGGAAAGCACTATCAAGATGGGCTTCGGCGACGCGGAGGCTATCAGCTTCGGCGGTCAGACCCTCGCCACATGGAAAGCTCCAAAGGACAGCGAGAAGTTCGACTCCAAGGCATTCGCCAAGGCGTACCCCGACCTCGCAAAGGAGTTCACTAAGACCGTGCAGGGCGCACGCCGTTTCCTGCTCAAATAA
- a CDS encoding helix-turn-helix domain-containing protein translates to MTSQTDTHKSLIRRRLIEGGSISPLEALRDYGCYRLASRISDLRREGLNIAKRMEESVSRVTGKTVRYSRYYIEQQGNGESRKTPNNQ, encoded by the coding sequence ATGACAAGTCAGACTGATACCCACAAGAGTCTCATACGAAGGAGGCTTATAGAGGGCGGCTCTATTTCGCCGCTCGAAGCCCTGCGAGACTACGGCTGCTACCGACTTGCATCACGCATCAGCGACCTGCGCCGCGAGGGACTGAACATCGCCAAGCGCATGGAGGAGAGCGTTAGCCGCGTCACTGGCAAGACCGTCAGGTACTCGCGCTACTACATCGAACAACAAGGCAATGGGGAAAGCCGTAAGACCCCGAATAATCAATAA
- a CDS encoding helix-turn-helix domain-containing protein, whose product MSEDVMTAIGQRFDRLEQLTLIGAKPVLNLEEAVVFTGLSKGHLYRLTSEKQIPYYKKCRKLYFKKSELEDWLLERRVPTQAEVEAQAITRNSINRIRRKTL is encoded by the coding sequence ATGAGCGAGGACGTAATGACCGCTATCGGACAACGCTTCGACCGCTTGGAGCAACTGACCCTCATAGGGGCGAAACCTGTCCTGAACTTGGAGGAGGCGGTTGTATTCACGGGACTGAGCAAGGGACATCTGTACCGCCTCACCAGCGAGAAGCAGATACCCTATTACAAGAAGTGCCGAAAGCTGTATTTCAAGAAATCGGAGCTGGAGGACTGGCTGCTCGAACGCCGCGTGCCTACGCAGGCGGAAGTCGAGGCGCAGGCTATCACCCGTAATTCAATCAACCGTATCAGGAGGAAAACGCTATGA
- a CDS encoding DNA-binding transcriptional regulator, translating into MIDIKKLRELKGLTQKELAERCNVTLRTVQNWEQGKHIPESTLILLELLGYPVKEGEIISSFASGNGVSVSAAQGSRVNVAKSKEDTESDKFLAALERQQALLLEQMKANNKRDEQIDRLLSLLENNK; encoded by the coding sequence ATGATAGACATCAAAAAATTGCGAGAATTGAAAGGGTTGACGCAAAAGGAACTTGCTGAAAGATGCAATGTTACGTTGCGTACAGTACAGAACTGGGAGCAGGGGAAGCATATTCCCGAAAGCACCTTGATACTACTCGAGTTGCTCGGATACCCTGTAAAGGAGGGCGAAATCATTTCGTCTTTCGCTTCGGGCAACGGTGTTAGCGTTTCGGCTGCGCAGGGTAGTCGGGTGAATGTGGCAAAATCGAAGGAGGACACTGAATCGGATAAATTTCTCGCCGCGCTTGAACGCCAGCAGGCTCTCCTGCTTGAGCAGATGAAAGCGAACAACAAGCGTGACGAGCAGATAGACCGCCTGCTGTCCTTATTAGAGAACAACAAATAA
- a CDS encoding site-specific integrase, which translates to MNDSKEPIKLRQRKMPSGNTTLYLDIYINGVRSYEYLKLYLVPERTRADKEKNKETLRLADAIRAKRVVELRNGVYGFKSAFATETNFYDYYRAMVERRRGEEKSGNWGNWRSCYHHLKIYDGRETLTFADITPEWVQGFKDYLEHDAVAWHHDIRKRLKDKPLARNSKVSYFNKLRACINQAFEERIIPYNPLRGIEGFKAEEGTRMYLTIDEVKRLAQVDCEYPQIKAAFLFSCLTGLRRSDVLRITWGDVYEQGEFTRLIFKQKKTKGQEYLDITQEARVLMGERGKPNEHPFTDIHSPTCTNKAIQEWVLRAGIDKKITFHCARHTFATMMLDIGTDLYVVSKLLGHREIGTTQIYARVMDKNKQAAVAAIPSILAPTDGCGEDKE; encoded by the coding sequence ATGAACGACTCTAAAGAACCTATCAAGCTACGGCAGCGCAAAATGCCGTCGGGGAACACTACGCTGTACCTCGACATCTACATCAACGGTGTGCGCTCGTATGAGTATCTGAAACTGTATCTTGTCCCCGAACGGACACGGGCGGACAAGGAGAAGAACAAGGAGACGCTGCGCCTCGCGGACGCAATCCGCGCCAAGCGTGTGGTGGAGCTCCGCAACGGCGTGTACGGCTTCAAGAGCGCATTCGCCACCGAGACAAATTTCTACGACTACTACCGCGCTATGGTGGAGCGGCGGCGCGGTGAGGAGAAGAGCGGCAACTGGGGCAACTGGCGCAGCTGCTACCACCACCTGAAAATCTACGACGGACGGGAGACGCTGACCTTTGCCGACATCACGCCCGAATGGGTGCAGGGCTTCAAGGACTACCTCGAACACGACGCGGTCGCTTGGCATCACGACATCCGCAAGCGGCTCAAGGACAAGCCCCTCGCCCGTAACAGCAAGGTGAGCTATTTCAACAAGCTGCGAGCCTGCATCAATCAGGCGTTCGAGGAGCGCATCATACCCTACAACCCACTGCGCGGCATAGAGGGCTTCAAGGCGGAGGAGGGGACGCGGATGTACCTCACCATCGACGAGGTGAAACGGCTCGCGCAGGTGGACTGCGAGTACCCTCAAATCAAGGCGGCTTTCCTGTTCAGCTGCCTCACGGGGCTGCGGCGGAGTGACGTGCTGCGCATCACCTGGGGCGACGTGTACGAGCAGGGGGAGTTCACGCGGCTCATCTTCAAGCAGAAGAAGACCAAGGGGCAGGAGTACCTCGACATCACGCAGGAGGCTCGCGTCCTCATGGGGGAACGGGGCAAGCCCAATGAACACCCGTTCACGGACATACACTCCCCGACCTGCACGAACAAGGCTATTCAGGAGTGGGTGCTACGCGCTGGCATTGACAAGAAAATCACGTTCCACTGCGCCCGTCATACGTTCGCCACGATGATGCTCGACATCGGCACAGACCTCTACGTGGTGAGCAAGCTGCTCGGACACCGCGAGATAGGCACGACGCAGATTTACGCCCGTGTAATGGACAAGAACAAGCAGGCGGCGGTCGCTGCCATACCAAGCATTCTCGCCCCGACGGACGGCTGCGGCGAGGACAAGGAATAA
- the mnmE gene encoding tRNA uridine-5-carboxymethylaminomethyl(34) synthesis GTPase MnmE gives MASEHDTIVAPATAPGGAIAVVRVSGSGTLALCDRIFRGRDPLAAAAGNTVHYGRILDGGRVVDDVLATVFRAPHSYTGEDSVEISCHGSSYIVSEILRLLIAAGGRMARPGEFTIRAYLAGKMDLSQAEAVADLIASSTRAAHALAANQMRGGYSEELEGLRDKLLNLTSLLELELDFSEEDVEFADRGALRETMERIGQEIDRLRNSFALGNAIKEGVAVAIVGAPNVGKSTLLNRLLNEERAMVSEIAGTTRDVIEERANIGGVLFRFLDTAGIRATDDRLERMGIDRTMESIRRAQVVIRLIDAQFQGDSSAPALEFELRPGQRLLTVYNKLDAAPDGFRLPEGAIGISAKRGDGIEALCEALRGTVDTEELYHGDAVVSNIRHYEALTAARESLDRALEGLDEGLPADLLSEEMRPVIRHLGEITGRGAIAPDEVLQNIFSKFCIGK, from the coding sequence ATAGCTTCCGAACACGATACGATTGTTGCTCCGGCGACGGCTCCGGGAGGTGCCATCGCCGTGGTCCGGGTGAGCGGGTCGGGAACTCTGGCGCTCTGCGACCGGATTTTCCGTGGACGGGATCCGCTGGCCGCAGCGGCCGGAAACACGGTCCATTACGGCCGGATTCTGGACGGCGGGCGCGTGGTGGACGATGTGCTGGCGACCGTTTTCCGTGCCCCGCACTCCTATACGGGCGAGGATTCGGTCGAGATTTCGTGCCACGGTTCCTCTTACATCGTTTCGGAAATACTCCGGCTGCTGATTGCCGCGGGCGGGCGCATGGCCCGGCCCGGGGAGTTCACGATCCGGGCCTACCTGGCCGGGAAGATGGACCTTTCGCAGGCCGAGGCCGTCGCGGACCTGATCGCTTCGTCGACCCGCGCGGCGCACGCACTGGCTGCGAACCAGATGCGCGGCGGATATTCCGAGGAGTTGGAAGGGCTTCGGGACAAGTTGCTGAACCTCACTTCGCTGCTGGAGTTGGAGCTGGACTTTTCGGAGGAGGATGTGGAGTTTGCGGACCGGGGGGCGCTGCGTGAAACAATGGAGCGGATCGGGCAGGAGATCGACCGGTTGCGGAACTCCTTTGCATTGGGCAATGCGATCAAGGAGGGGGTTGCGGTGGCGATCGTCGGGGCTCCGAACGTCGGGAAATCGACGCTGCTGAACCGGCTGCTGAATGAGGAGCGGGCGATGGTTTCGGAGATTGCCGGCACAACGCGCGACGTGATCGAAGAGCGTGCCAATATCGGCGGCGTGCTGTTCCGGTTCCTCGACACGGCCGGGATCCGCGCGACGGACGACCGGCTGGAACGGATGGGCATCGACCGCACAATGGAGAGCATCCGTCGGGCACAGGTGGTGATCCGTCTGATTGATGCACAGTTTCAAGGAGATTCATCGGCACCGGCTCTGGAGTTCGAATTGCGGCCCGGCCAGCGGTTATTGACCGTCTACAACAAGTTGGACGCGGCTCCGGACGGATTTCGGCTGCCGGAGGGTGCGATCGGGATTTCGGCCAAACGGGGAGACGGAATCGAAGCGTTGTGCGAAGCGCTGCGCGGAACGGTGGATACGGAGGAGTTGTACCACGGTGACGCGGTCGTCTCGAACATCCGCCACTACGAAGCGCTGACAGCGGCCCGAGAGTCCCTGGACCGGGCACTGGAGGGCTTGGATGAAGGGCTTCCGGCAGACTTGCTTAGCGAGGAGATGCGGCCGGTGATCCGGCATCTGGGAGAGATCACGGGGCGCGGCGCCATTGCCCCGGACGAAGTCCTGCAAAACATCTTTTCAAAATTCTGCATCGGAAAGTAA